Proteins encoded within one genomic window of Haloplanus vescus:
- a CDS encoding DUF5789 family protein — protein MAARPPQQNTSSPDSIEFGIAALVDHLDHADIEYPATSDEIVHELGDPAIPYDGASNTVAVSEALDQLPKRTFDSESELLDTLHPVFEEYRVSSGSGFLGRLRGLLPF, from the coding sequence ATGGCAGCCAGGCCGCCACAGCAGAACACGTCGTCGCCGGACTCGATAGAGTTCGGTATCGCTGCGCTGGTCGACCACCTCGACCACGCGGATATCGAGTACCCCGCCACCAGCGACGAAATCGTGCACGAACTCGGCGACCCGGCCATCCCGTACGACGGCGCCAGCAACACCGTCGCGGTGTCGGAAGCACTCGACCAACTCCCGAAGCGAACCTTCGACTCGGAGTCCGAACTCCTCGATACGCTCCATCCGGTCTTCGAGGAGTACCGCGTCTCGTCGGGTAGCGGCTTCCTCGGCCGCCTCCGCGGTCTCCTCCCGTTCTAA
- a CDS encoding nitric-oxide reductase large subunit — MQVRRRTLAKLLLVVFVGNLVVMGAGAWYSYQQAPPIPQEFTGPDGDTVVTGEQIREGKTVFQSDGLMNHGSILGNGAYFGSDYTADTLDRKVRYMREYYAEERYGTGYDSLDSAEQAAVDSVVEEDLDSTDTTAPVEYSAAEVYAHQQVREDYVERYHEGSLEHGLPEGTIESADDARRFADFALWTAWFSHTERPGSDHTYTNDWPYAPIAGNEPTAGTMTWSVIAMVLLVAGAGIGVWLYRSVELPEPETHGVSVPHPDDIDLLPSQRAATRFIPVAAGLFLAQVLLGGLLAHYYIERDGFFGLGELLGIDFVGLLPFALAKTYHLDLGILWIATLWLGAGLFLPPLLTGTEPKNQTRYIHTLIGALLVVVVGGFAGIWLGTNGYIDGQLWWLLGNEGLEYLEVGRVWQLGLLAGFVGWAALVARGFKPLLDREQPYGLAHMILYAGGSIALLFTAGLLYTPQTNIVVTEFWRWWVVHMWVEGAFEFFIVAIVGITLVSMNLLKRRSAEKAVMFQALFVMGSGVIGVSHHYWWIGQPDVWLPFGSVFSTLELIPLVLILFEALNEYRALATAGESFPYSLPFAFIIASGFWNFVGAGVLGFFINLPIINYYEHGTYLTVGHAHAAMFGAFGFLALGMVTYMLRISVSPGQWNPRRLKWSFWLWNVGLAVMVFVSVLPVGFLQLETAFTAGYDAARSLAFYNSDLVQLLFWARLPGDTLLILGTVVFAYDTVKQRFTIRDTTAPSGSESSIVASRIFAEDDD, encoded by the coding sequence ATGCAGGTACGTAGACGAACACTGGCGAAGTTGTTGCTCGTCGTCTTCGTGGGCAACCTCGTGGTGATGGGTGCCGGTGCCTGGTACTCGTACCAGCAGGCGCCGCCGATTCCACAGGAGTTCACCGGCCCGGACGGCGACACGGTCGTAACGGGCGAACAAATTCGTGAAGGCAAGACCGTCTTCCAGTCGGACGGCCTGATGAATCACGGGTCCATCCTCGGCAACGGGGCGTACTTCGGGAGCGACTACACCGCAGACACGCTCGACCGCAAAGTGAGATATATGCGGGAGTACTACGCCGAGGAGCGGTACGGAACGGGGTACGATAGCCTCGACAGCGCCGAACAGGCGGCCGTCGACAGCGTCGTCGAGGAGGACCTCGATTCGACGGACACCACGGCCCCGGTCGAATACTCCGCCGCAGAAGTGTACGCCCACCAGCAGGTGCGAGAGGACTACGTCGAGCGCTACCACGAGGGGAGTCTGGAACACGGCCTCCCCGAAGGGACCATCGAGTCCGCCGACGACGCGCGTCGGTTCGCCGACTTCGCGCTCTGGACGGCCTGGTTCTCGCACACCGAACGGCCGGGCAGCGACCACACCTACACGAACGACTGGCCGTACGCCCCCATCGCAGGTAACGAGCCCACCGCGGGAACGATGACGTGGAGCGTCATCGCCATGGTGTTGCTCGTCGCCGGCGCGGGCATCGGCGTCTGGCTCTACCGCTCGGTCGAGTTGCCAGAACCCGAAACGCACGGCGTCTCGGTGCCACATCCCGACGACATCGACCTCCTCCCGAGTCAGCGGGCAGCGACGCGGTTCATACCCGTCGCAGCCGGCCTGTTCCTCGCACAGGTGTTGCTCGGGGGACTGCTCGCACACTACTACATCGAGCGCGACGGCTTCTTCGGACTCGGGGAACTCCTCGGCATCGACTTCGTCGGCCTCCTCCCCTTCGCGCTCGCCAAGACGTACCACCTCGACCTCGGCATCCTCTGGATTGCGACGCTGTGGCTCGGCGCGGGCCTATTCCTGCCGCCGCTCCTGACGGGGACGGAGCCCAAAAACCAGACGCGATACATCCACACGCTCATCGGCGCCTTGCTCGTCGTCGTCGTGGGCGGGTTCGCGGGTATCTGGCTCGGGACCAACGGTTACATCGATGGCCAGCTCTGGTGGCTCCTCGGCAACGAGGGCCTCGAATACTTGGAAGTCGGCCGGGTGTGGCAGCTCGGCCTCCTCGCAGGCTTCGTCGGCTGGGCGGCGCTGGTCGCCCGCGGCTTCAAGCCACTCCTCGACCGGGAACAGCCCTACGGACTGGCGCACATGATACTCTACGCGGGTGGGTCCATCGCCTTGCTGTTCACGGCGGGCCTGCTCTACACCCCTCAGACCAACATCGTCGTCACGGAGTTCTGGCGGTGGTGGGTGGTCCATATGTGGGTCGAGGGCGCGTTCGAGTTCTTCATCGTCGCCATCGTCGGCATCACGCTGGTGTCGATGAACCTGCTCAAGCGGCGCTCCGCCGAGAAGGCGGTCATGTTCCAGGCGCTGTTCGTGATGGGGTCGGGCGTCATCGGCGTCTCACACCACTACTGGTGGATCGGTCAACCCGACGTGTGGCTGCCCTTCGGTTCCGTCTTCTCGACGCTCGAGCTCATCCCCCTCGTGCTCATCCTGTTCGAGGCGCTCAACGAGTACCGCGCGCTCGCCACCGCCGGGGAGTCGTTCCCCTACTCCCTGCCCTTCGCGTTCATCATCGCGTCGGGCTTCTGGAACTTCGTCGGCGCGGGCGTCCTCGGATTCTTCATCAACCTCCCCATCATCAACTACTACGAGCACGGAACCTACCTGACCGTCGGCCACGCGCACGCGGCCATGTTCGGTGCCTTCGGCTTCCTCGCCCTCGGCATGGTCACCTACATGCTCCGCATCTCGGTCAGTCCCGGGCAGTGGAATCCCCGGCGCCTGAAGTGGTCGTTCTGGCTCTGGAACGTCGGCCTCGCAGTGATGGTCTTCGTGTCCGTCCTGCCCGTCGGCTTCCTGCAGCTGGAGACGGCCTTCACCGCCGGCTACGACGCCGCCCGGAGCCTCGCGTTCTACAACAGCGACCTCGTTCAGTTGCTGTTCTGGGCGCGTCTCCCCGGGGACACCCTGCTCATCCTCGGCACCGTCGTCTTCGCCTACGACACGGTGAAACAGCGGTTCACCATCCGCGACACGACGGCGCCGTCGGGGAGTGAATCGAGCATCGTCGCCAGCCGCATCTTCGCGGAAGACGACGACTGA